In Scleropages formosus chromosome 20, fSclFor1.1, whole genome shotgun sequence, a single window of DNA contains:
- the LOC108938841 gene encoding LOW QUALITY PROTEIN: lysine-specific demethylase 6B-like (The sequence of the model RefSeq protein was modified relative to this genomic sequence to represent the inferred CDS: inserted 2 bases in 1 codon) produces the protein MELSAVGERVFAAEAIIKRRVRKGRIEYLVKWKGWALKYSTWEPEENILDGRLIAGFEQKERERELYGPKKRGPKPKNFVLKARAQAAEIRPPPRLSDPGLRHHAVNASRPSTSSGLSSSSSMSSSSAXPPAPTPKLHSGAASHKLKKDIRRCHRMSRRPLPRPDPLAPPTSCSSSSRPPVSPFSETVRILNRKVKPREVKRGRIILNLKVIDKSGKASSPAALHHPPSQRGRPPIPSRNRIIGKKFSDGAYRGLQPPLKLPGFPMYGKPFGLQQVGPVPGQPPLGMRSGTGRSGSGTPAHTVSIPPRLSVASEGPGGVAALPVSQYQPPLSPSSSSGPDSTPASPTQIQLPPLPAPASVSPPRLSPQGLPGPEEAPGLQSNPSPVAFLPSCPSPSSSPSTSEDEEAILDQTTARATKRKSRGRPVRRRRRNKAAATTPVAGSSVSPGAREPYPNSSPPLLSPEAPRGAGEGDPNWRPEMAPCHANVVVTDVTTNLLTVTIKEFCLPPDLDMSSPASPTSPSSPPAAPSSPIPPVSQPRFSPAPTRPSATLKFVAVLLAAGMLAFLGALICIIASVYPSSTAAAPPPPPTDNQSAPPDALRQPWSPGGVARAGPLGALHGPESPDAAGGLGAGFDEAPTLNELSSSGGASAGAAQQFAFSRLICTPVPAGDCKQKKLQADEPSEYADEDWGFYLSTAEQLRQTIRQQKEQILADQRTIRELTGKLSECESGLEERALHERSLGPWAGSRRLMAGDDVRSSATEQLQTARAVEELERAILQLKDRIEKLESELGPLTHNHTIMGAKAPAGLSNYPGGAFDSVRWRVEDLEDELERKMKMLEKERAALRKETHDHRQEIDQGLNSLHHRIVELEQSLSEYNYPEGYKLSFPVRTNYMYGLVRQPIPEMYAFTACLWLRATEGGIGTPFSYSVVGQPNELVLLQGVHNPVELLINDKVAQLPLSLPQGKWQHICVSWSLRDGVWQAYQGGKLKGEGEGLAAWHPIRPGGVLVLGQEQDTLGGRFDASQALVGELSQFNLWDRVLTPTEITRLADCSEVTLGNVVPWTDRDVDVFGGGRQGTPGTLCPAHRQPAVRKGDGIGREKALFREQGAQLWGHSFTLTPAPRVHTR, from the exons ATGGAGCTCTCTGCGGTGGGCGAGCGCGTCTTCGCCGCGGAGGCCATCATCAAACGGCGCGTCCGCAAG GGCCGCATCGAGTACCTGGTCAAGTGGAAAGGATGGGCCCTCAA ATACAGCACGTGGGAaccagaagaaaacattttggatGGTCGCCTTATAGCAGGGTTCGAACAGAA ggagagagagagggaattGTACGGGCCGAAGAAAAGAGGACCTAAACCTAAAAACTTTGTTCTTAAG GCCCGAGCGCAAGCTGCTGAGATCCGTCCCCCCCCAAGGCTCTCGGACCCGGgcctgcgccaccatgctgtcAACGCCTCCAGACCCTCCACCTCATCAGGGCTCTCTTCATCGTCATCTATGTCTTCCTCTTCGGC CCCCCCGGCTCCCACTCCTAAACTGCACTCTGGCGCAGCCTCTCATAAGCTGAAGAAAGACATCCGTCGCTGCCATCGGATGTCCCGCCGCCCCTTGCCCCGCCCCGATCCGCTAGCTCCGCCCAcaagctgctcctcctcctcccgcccTCCCGTGTCTCCCTTCTCAGAGACCGTTCGTATCCTGAACCGCAAGGTCAAGCCCCGTGAGGTGAAGCGGGGCCGCATCATACTCAATCTGAAGGTCATTGATAAGTCAGGGAAGGCCAGCAGCCCTGCGGCACTTCATCACCCCCCATCCCAAAGGGGGCGCCCTCCTATCCCGTCGCGCAATCGCATCATTGGCAAGAAGTTCAGTGACGGGGCCTACAGGGGCCTTCAGCCCCCACTGAAGTTGCCGGGCTTCCCGATGTACGGGAAGCCGTTCGGTCTTCAGCAGGTCGGCCCGGTTCCAGGCCAGCCTCCCCTGGGAATGAGGTCCGGTACTGGGAGAAGTGGGAGCGGTACCCCAGCACACACTGTGTCAATACCCCCCCGTCTCAGTGTGGCCTCGGAGGGTCCTGGCGGGGTGGCTGCGCTGCCCGTGTCCCAGTACCAGCCACCCCTTTCGCCCTCCAGCTCGAGCGGTCCGGACAGCACCCCTGCATCCCCGACACAGATTCAGCTACCGCCCCTGCCGGCGCCGGCCTCCGTCTCTCCCCCCAGACTGAGTCCCCAAGGGCTGCCTGGGCCGGAGGAGGCGCCGGGCCTCCAGTCGAACCCCAGCCCTGTCGCCTTTCTTCCCTCCTGCCCCTCCCCGTCCTCGTCGCCGTCGACATCTGAGGACGAAGAGGCCATCCTGGATCAGACCACAGCACGTGCGACCAAGCGGAAGTCCAGGGGTCGGCCCGTCCGTCGGCGGCGCCGAAACAAGGCAGCCGCTACCACCCCCGTAGCCGgcagctctgtgtctccagGGGCAAGAGAACCATACCCCAACAGCAGCCCCCCTCTTCTCTCCCCCGAGGCCCCGCGGGGTGCCGGGGAGGGGGATCCCAACTGGCGGCCCGAAATGGCGCCGTGCCACGCTAACGTGGTTGTGACGGACGTGACCACAAACCTCCTCACCGTCACCATTAAGGAGTTCTGCCTCCCGCCAGATCTGGACATGTCCAGTCCTGCTTCTCCcacctctccctcctctccgCCTGCAGCTCCTTCTTCTCCCATCCCTCCGGTCTCCCA GCCCCGCTTCTCTCCTGCTCCGACCCGTCCATCCGCCACCCTGAAGTTCGTAGCCGTGCTGCTGGCCGCCGGGATGCTGGCCTTCCTCGGCGCGCTCATCTGCATCATCGCCAGCGTGTACCCGAGCTCCACGgccgccgcgccccccccgCCGCCCACCGACAACCAGTCGGCGCCGCCGGACGCGCTCCGCCAGCCCTGGTCTCCCGGCGGCGTGGCGCGCGCGGGACCGCTGGGCGCTCTCCACGGTCCTGAATCCCCCGACGCGGCGGGCGGCTTGGGCGCCGGGTTCGACGAAGCCCCCACCCTCAACGAGCTGAGCAGCTCCGGCGGGGCGAGCGCGGGCGCGGCGCAGCAGTTCGCCTTCAGCCGCCTGATCTGCACGCCCGTGCCCGCCGGGGACTGCAAGCAGAAGAAGCTGCAGGCGGACGAGCCCTCCGAGTACGCGGACGAGGACTGGGGCTTCTACCTGTCCACGGCCGAGCAGCTCCGGCAGACCATCCGGCAGCAGAAGGAGCAGATCCTCGCGGACCAGCGCACCATCCGCGAGCTCACGGGGAAGCTGTCCGAGTGCGAGAGCGGCCTGGAGGAGCGCGCCTTGCACGAGCGCAGCCTCGGACCCTGGGCCGGCAGCCGCAGGCTCATGGCCGGCGACGACGTGCGGTCATCGGCCACGGAGCAGCTGCAGACGGCGCGGGCCGTGGAGGAGCTGGAAAGGGCCATCCTGCAGCTCAAAGACCGCATCGAGAAGCTGGAG TCAGAGTTAGGCCCCTTGACCCACAACCACACCATTATGGGAGCCAAGGCCCCGGCTGGATTGTCCAACTACCCCGGGGGTGCGTTTGACTCCGTGCGGTGGCGGGTGGAGGACCTCGAGGACGAGTTAGAGCGCAAGATGAAGatgctggagaaagagagagcagccTTGCGGAAGGAAACGCACGACCATCGGCAAGAGATCGACCAAGGCCTCAACTCCTTGCACCACCGCATCGTGGAGCTGGAGCAAA GTCTCTCGGAATACAACTACCCCGAAGGCTACAAGCTCTCCTTCCCGGTGCGCACCAACTACATGTACGGGCTGGTGCGGCAGCCCATTCCGGAGATGTACGCCTTCACGGCCTGCCTGTGGCTGAGGGCCACCGAGGGGGGCATTGGGACGCCGTTCTCCTACTCTGTGGTGGGACAACCCAACgagctggtgctgctgcagggGGTGCACAACCCCGTGGAGCTGCTGATCAACGACAAG gtggcgcagtTGCCACTGTCCCTCCCACAGGGCAAATGGCAGCACATCTGtgtgagctggagcctgagAGATGGTGTTTGGCAGGCCTACCAGGGTGGcaagctgaagggggagggtgAGGGTCTGGCTGCCTGGCACCCTATCCGGCCCGGTGGGGTACTGGTTCTGGGACAGGAGCAG GATACCCTGGGCGGACGCTTCGATGCCTCGCAGGCCCTGGTGGGGGAGCTGTCCCAGTTCAACCTGTGGGACCGGGTGCTGACGCCCACCGAGATCACCCGCCTGGCCGACTGCAGCGAGGTCACGTTGGGCAACGTGGTGCCCTGGACCGACCGGGATGTCGACGTGTTCGGGGGGGGCCGCCAAGGAACCCCTGGAACCCTGTGTCCAGCGCATCGGCAGCCAGCAGTGAGGAAGGGTGATGGGATCGGGCGTGAAAAGGCACTGTTTCGAGAGCAGGGGGCACAGCTTTGGGGACATTCTTTCACTTTGACACCTGCGCCTAGAGTGCACACGCGGTGA
- the pla2g6 gene encoding 85/88 kDa calcium-independent phospholipase A2 isoform X1 translates to MQFLGRLVGTIASVSNLFSNPYRVKEVLLSEYSGGGHVQLKEEGRMVLYRNTPSQSWDCLLLCPETPGVALRLFQVASEEDALNWYPQYAFKLRPFYETAGWPLKVETVQTISDCLRNHPDWSSAHIAVETGLRYCLKHNYVVSQINCRDASGQTPLHLACERGDVSSVRELLEDCQASTSIKDHQGETPMHRAAKQDSVAVIQVLCSRACPGVNEQNNAGETPLHVACRLGRAEALKALLAGGARCDVMGSMGYPIHIAMKHNEKSCAETILTTDPSQLHVEDVKYGGTPLHWARSSEMSRMLLELGSSVNYLSKTGESPLHILTKKGRFEAAMVLLTHGADPNLRGEGGNTALHLAMKMDHIELIKALIVFGAEVEIPNDLGETPGLIAARTSKGSNRKVLLNMLCSVGAQRCTPPSPNIPPLITKRAPPPGIGFEDMVHVAAAFGAIAQGQTEVDGIRRVDRLLCLDGGGIKGLVLIQMLIALEKEAGRPIRELFDWISGTSTGGILALAIVHGKSMEYLRCLYFRMKDKVFRGSRPYESAPLEDFLKKEFGENTKMTDVRHPRVIVTSVLADRHPGELHLFRNYDPPLQTRDPPYASTATFTPLTIPQGWEDEDVLIVGYSGPPPSKNSRMVDDKDQCVWRAARSSGAAPTYFRPMGRFLDGGLLANNPTLDTMTEIHYYNKSLRAQGRGAEVQKLGVVVSLGTGKPPQVAVNSVDVFRPSNPLEIAKTIVGAKELGKMLIDCCTDSDGCVVDRSRAWCEMVDVSYHRLSPQLSSEVMLDEVNDAKLVDMLWETQMYLYERREHIQALAQQLLQG, encoded by the exons ATGCAGTTCCTGGGCCGGCTGGTGGGCACCATCGCCTCCGTCTCCAACCTCTTCTCCAATCCGTACCGGGTGAAGGAGGTGCTGCTGTCGGAATACTCTGGCGGGGGACATGTGCAACTGAAGGAGGAGGGCAGGATGGTTCTGTACAGGAACACCCCCAGTCAGTCCTGGGACTGCCTGCTCCTTTGCCCGGAAACTCCTGGTGTGGCCCTGAG GTTGTTCCAGGTGGCCTCAGAAGAAGATGCTTTAAACTGGTACCCTCAGTATGCCTTCAAGCTCCGCCCCTTTTATGAAACGGCTGGCTGGCCTCTCAAAGTGGAAACTGTCCAGACAATCTCAGACTGTCTGCGGAATCACCCGGACTGGAGCTCAGCTCACATTGCTGTGGAGACCGGCTTGAGATACTGCCTGAAGCATAACTATGTTGTTAG CCAGATCAATTGCAGGGATGCGTCTGGCCAGACACCGCTCCACCTCGCCTGCGAGCGCGGGGACGTGAGCTCCGTCCGTGAGCTGCTGGAGGATTGTCAGGCCAGCACCAGCATCAAAGATCATCAAGGGGAGACTCCCATGCACCGTGCAGCCAAGCAGGACTCTGTCGCCGTCATCCAG GTGCTCTGCTCCAGGGCCTGCCCCGGGGTGAATGAGCAGAACAATGCTGGGGAGACTCCGTTGCATGTGGCCTGTCGCCTGGGGAGGGCGGAGGCTCTGAAGGCGCTGCTGGCAGGTGGGGCCAGGTGTGATGTCATGGGAAGCATGGGCTACCCCATTCACATTGCCATGAAGCACAATGAGAAGAG CTGTGCAGAGACTATTCTGACTACAGATCCCTCCCAGTTGCACGTGGAGGACGTCAAATACGGAGGGACCCCCCTGCACTGGGCCAGGAGCAGTGAG ATGAGTCGCATGCTGCTGGAGCTGGGCTCCTCTGTGAACTACCTTAGCAAGACTGGGGAGAGCCCGCTGCACATACTGACCAAGAAGGGCCGTTTCGAGGCGGCAATGGTGCTGCTCACCCATGGTGCTGACCCCAACCTCCGGGGCGAGGGTGGAAACACTGCCCTGCATCTCGCCATGAAG ATGGACCACATAGAGCTGATCAAGGCTCTCATTGTGTTTGGGGCTGAGGTAGAGATTCCTAATGATCTGGGGGAGACTCCGGGGCTCATTGCTGCTCGAACCAGCAAAG GCTCCAACAGAAAGGTTCTGCTCAACATGCTGTGTAGTGTAGGGGCGCAGCGgtgcacccccccctccccaaacatCCCTCCCCTGATCACCAAGAGAGCTCCGCCTCCAGGCATAG GGTTTGAGGATATGGTGCAtgttgctgctgcatttggggCCATAGCTCAAGGCCAAACTGAAGTAGATGGGATCAGGAG GGTGGACCGACTGCTGTGTCTGGATGGGGGAGGAATTAAAGGCCTGGTTCTGATCCAGATGCTGATAGCCCTGGAGAAGGAGGCTGGGCGGCCCATAAGAGAGCTCTTTGACTGGATCTCTGGCACCAGCACTGGAGGCATACTTGCCTTGGCTATAGTGCATG GAAAGTCCATGGAATACCTGCGCTGTCTTTACTTCCGAATGAAGGACAAAGTGTTTCGAGGGTCACGACCCTATGAATCCGCTCCCTTGGAGGACTTCCTAAAGAAGGAGTTTGGGGAGAACACCAAGATGACAGATGTCCGACACCCCAG AGTAATTGTGACCAGTGTCCTTGCTGATCGACACCCAGGGGAGCTGCATCTCTTCCGAAACTATGATCCTCCTCTGCAAACCCGGGATCCTCCGTATGCTTCCACTGCCACTTTCACGCCTCTCACCATCCCACAGG GGTGGGAGGACGAGGACGTGTTGATAGTGGGCTATTCCGGGCCTCCCCCTTCAAAAAACAGTAGGATGGTAGATGacaaag ACCAGTGTGTGTGGCGTGCTGCCCGCTCCAGTGGTGCTGCCCCTACCTACTTCCGGCCAATGGGACGCTTCTTGGATGGAGGGCTGCTGGCCAACAACCCGACACTGGACACTATGACAGAGATCCACTACTATAACAAGTCTCTGAGGGCTCAG GGCAGGGGAGCAGAAGTCCAGAAGCTTGGTGTGGTGGTTTCCCTAGGGACTGGGAAGCCCCCACAGGTAGCGGTGAACTCGGTGGATGTCTTCCGCCCGTCTAACCCTCTGGAAATTGCCAAAACCATTGTTGGGGCCAAGGAGCTGGGAAAGATGCTAATAGACTGT TGTACCGATTCTGACGGCTGTGTGGTTGACCGATCCAGGGCCTGGTGTGAAATGGTGGACGTCAGTTACCATAG ACTGAGCCCCCAGCTTTCCTCAGAGGTGATGCTAGATGAGGTGAACGATGCAAAGCTGGTGGACATGCTGTGGGAGACGCAGATGTACCTGTACGAGCGCAGGGAGCACATCCAGGCCCTGGCTCAGCAACTGCTACAGGGCTGA
- the pla2g6 gene encoding 85/88 kDa calcium-independent phospholipase A2 isoform X2 has protein sequence MQFLGRLVGTIASVSNLFSNPYRVKEVLLSEYSGGGHVQLKEEGRMVLYRNTPSQSWDCLLLCPETPGVALRLFQVASEEDALNWYPQYAFKLRPFYETAGWPLKVETVQTISDCLRNHPDWSSAHIAVETGLRYCLKHNYVVSQINCRDASGQTPLHLACERGDVSSVRELLEDCQASTSIKDHQGETPMHRAAKQDSVAVIQVLCSRACPGVNEQNNAGETPLHVACRLGRAEALKALLAGGARCDVMGSMGYPIHIAMKHNEKSCAETILTTDPSQLHVEDVKYGGTPLHWARSSEMSRMLLELGSSVNYLSKTGESPLHILTKKGRFEAAMVLLTHGADPNLRGEGGNTALHLAMKMDHIELIKALIVFGAEVEIPNDLGETPGLIAARTSKGSNRKVLLNMLCSVGAQRCTPPSPNIPPLITKRAPPPGIGFEDMVHVAAAFGAIAQGQTEVDGIRRVDRLLCLDGGGIKGLVLIQMLIALEKEAGRPIRELFDWISGTSTGGILALAIVHGKSMEYLRCLYFRMKDKVFRGSRPYESAPLEDFLKKEFGENTKMTDVRHPRVIVTSVLADRHPGELHLFRNYDPPLQTRDPPYASTATFTPLTIPQDQCVWRAARSSGAAPTYFRPMGRFLDGGLLANNPTLDTMTEIHYYNKSLRAQGRGAEVQKLGVVVSLGTGKPPQVAVNSVDVFRPSNPLEIAKTIVGAKELGKMLIDCCTDSDGCVVDRSRAWCEMVDVSYHRLSPQLSSEVMLDEVNDAKLVDMLWETQMYLYERREHIQALAQQLLQG, from the exons ATGCAGTTCCTGGGCCGGCTGGTGGGCACCATCGCCTCCGTCTCCAACCTCTTCTCCAATCCGTACCGGGTGAAGGAGGTGCTGCTGTCGGAATACTCTGGCGGGGGACATGTGCAACTGAAGGAGGAGGGCAGGATGGTTCTGTACAGGAACACCCCCAGTCAGTCCTGGGACTGCCTGCTCCTTTGCCCGGAAACTCCTGGTGTGGCCCTGAG GTTGTTCCAGGTGGCCTCAGAAGAAGATGCTTTAAACTGGTACCCTCAGTATGCCTTCAAGCTCCGCCCCTTTTATGAAACGGCTGGCTGGCCTCTCAAAGTGGAAACTGTCCAGACAATCTCAGACTGTCTGCGGAATCACCCGGACTGGAGCTCAGCTCACATTGCTGTGGAGACCGGCTTGAGATACTGCCTGAAGCATAACTATGTTGTTAG CCAGATCAATTGCAGGGATGCGTCTGGCCAGACACCGCTCCACCTCGCCTGCGAGCGCGGGGACGTGAGCTCCGTCCGTGAGCTGCTGGAGGATTGTCAGGCCAGCACCAGCATCAAAGATCATCAAGGGGAGACTCCCATGCACCGTGCAGCCAAGCAGGACTCTGTCGCCGTCATCCAG GTGCTCTGCTCCAGGGCCTGCCCCGGGGTGAATGAGCAGAACAATGCTGGGGAGACTCCGTTGCATGTGGCCTGTCGCCTGGGGAGGGCGGAGGCTCTGAAGGCGCTGCTGGCAGGTGGGGCCAGGTGTGATGTCATGGGAAGCATGGGCTACCCCATTCACATTGCCATGAAGCACAATGAGAAGAG CTGTGCAGAGACTATTCTGACTACAGATCCCTCCCAGTTGCACGTGGAGGACGTCAAATACGGAGGGACCCCCCTGCACTGGGCCAGGAGCAGTGAG ATGAGTCGCATGCTGCTGGAGCTGGGCTCCTCTGTGAACTACCTTAGCAAGACTGGGGAGAGCCCGCTGCACATACTGACCAAGAAGGGCCGTTTCGAGGCGGCAATGGTGCTGCTCACCCATGGTGCTGACCCCAACCTCCGGGGCGAGGGTGGAAACACTGCCCTGCATCTCGCCATGAAG ATGGACCACATAGAGCTGATCAAGGCTCTCATTGTGTTTGGGGCTGAGGTAGAGATTCCTAATGATCTGGGGGAGACTCCGGGGCTCATTGCTGCTCGAACCAGCAAAG GCTCCAACAGAAAGGTTCTGCTCAACATGCTGTGTAGTGTAGGGGCGCAGCGgtgcacccccccctccccaaacatCCCTCCCCTGATCACCAAGAGAGCTCCGCCTCCAGGCATAG GGTTTGAGGATATGGTGCAtgttgctgctgcatttggggCCATAGCTCAAGGCCAAACTGAAGTAGATGGGATCAGGAG GGTGGACCGACTGCTGTGTCTGGATGGGGGAGGAATTAAAGGCCTGGTTCTGATCCAGATGCTGATAGCCCTGGAGAAGGAGGCTGGGCGGCCCATAAGAGAGCTCTTTGACTGGATCTCTGGCACCAGCACTGGAGGCATACTTGCCTTGGCTATAGTGCATG GAAAGTCCATGGAATACCTGCGCTGTCTTTACTTCCGAATGAAGGACAAAGTGTTTCGAGGGTCACGACCCTATGAATCCGCTCCCTTGGAGGACTTCCTAAAGAAGGAGTTTGGGGAGAACACCAAGATGACAGATGTCCGACACCCCAG AGTAATTGTGACCAGTGTCCTTGCTGATCGACACCCAGGGGAGCTGCATCTCTTCCGAAACTATGATCCTCCTCTGCAAACCCGGGATCCTCCGTATGCTTCCACTGCCACTTTCACGCCTCTCACCATCCCACAGG ACCAGTGTGTGTGGCGTGCTGCCCGCTCCAGTGGTGCTGCCCCTACCTACTTCCGGCCAATGGGACGCTTCTTGGATGGAGGGCTGCTGGCCAACAACCCGACACTGGACACTATGACAGAGATCCACTACTATAACAAGTCTCTGAGGGCTCAG GGCAGGGGAGCAGAAGTCCAGAAGCTTGGTGTGGTGGTTTCCCTAGGGACTGGGAAGCCCCCACAGGTAGCGGTGAACTCGGTGGATGTCTTCCGCCCGTCTAACCCTCTGGAAATTGCCAAAACCATTGTTGGGGCCAAGGAGCTGGGAAAGATGCTAATAGACTGT TGTACCGATTCTGACGGCTGTGTGGTTGACCGATCCAGGGCCTGGTGTGAAATGGTGGACGTCAGTTACCATAG ACTGAGCCCCCAGCTTTCCTCAGAGGTGATGCTAGATGAGGTGAACGATGCAAAGCTGGTGGACATGCTGTGGGAGACGCAGATGTACCTGTACGAGCGCAGGGAGCACATCCAGGCCCTGGCTCAGCAACTGCTACAGGGCTGA